Proteins found in one Lepeophtheirus salmonis chromosome 9, UVic_Lsal_1.4, whole genome shotgun sequence genomic segment:
- the LOC121124691 gene encoding uncharacterized protein, translated as MMKNIIVHSLFLLFSFINCQNLTPHLLSCMKFNGIQVESILNDCNGSGLGGPCCHWFYSSSQNSGMGRRSRSFESETTLKPKQQMIDPPKYVNTVVTPNEDGQMFINIESKLGFKGGEKAKNKGSIYNEKEDNHEFEYTTSSPSSKVYYLKKSYVPYDSNSSPQTDWNTNSIRESSSNSEFFPIMKKSINNYNNPHDDLNASSNVKPIANKFNSFPPQNSEFEEEVNNIPSTESNLKSNYDSFAHINTDDMRVIGNNFIGLTSESKSHTNAPLQTTTITQEPLNPDYYNQVISQKAIFNEILKNNLEHTRIKDDTNILHRIEDPSKDQNQDLSKELILMNLLLKRNLNKESQKKTQSKRIQFTGGQRRGIVVPGAKDDHSKLLDQNQNKEKGFSKAICLELKVPCRFVVDHPCCLYEMPMDLVARARSMDGSADLIWRSSSPYVTRARSLSGFSKNYPSRRGRHISYDFATSRSGVRTPKYSFDGYGLEITSNLIGNCWRIMQNINCSITKDHPCCLLSKKPSGPPTLDRVSRWIQNS; from the exons ATGATGAAAAACATTATTGtccattcattattttt atTATTCTCCTTCATTAATTGCCAGAATCTGACACCTCATCTATTATCATGTATGAAATTCAATGGCATTCAAGTAGAAAGTATATTAAATGATTGTAATGGGAGTGGACTTGGAGGTCCTTGTTGTCACTGGTTTTATTCGAGTTCTCAAAACTCTGGAATGGGAAGAAGAAGTCGTAGTTTTGAATCCGAAACAACTCTAAAACCAAAACAACAAATGATTGATCCTCCTAAATACGTAAATACTGTTGTAACTCCGAATGAAGATGGTCAAATGTTCATCAACATTGAATCGAAATTAGGTTTCAAGGGTGGAGAAAAAGCAAAGAATAAGGGAAGTATTTATAATGAGAAAGAGGACAATCACGAGTTTGAATACACCACTTCATCTCCATCCTCAAAAGTATATTATCTGAAGAAAAGTTACGTTCCCTATGATTCTAACAGCAGTCCTCAAACAGACTGGAATACAAATTCTATACGTGAATCATCATCGAACTCTGAGTTCTTTCCAATAATGAAAaagtctataaataattataataacccACATGATGACTTGAATGCGTCCTCAAATGTCAAACCCATAGCTAATAAGTTCAACTCCTTTCCTCCACAAAATTCCGAATTTGAAGAAGAAGTTAATAATATTCCTTCAACTGAATCAAATTTAAAGTCTAATTACGACTCCTTTGCACATATCAATACTGATGATATGAGGGTTATTGGTAATAACTTTATAGGATTGACCTCTGAATCAAAATCACATACCAATGCTCCATTACAAACTACAACAATCACTCAGGAGCCGCTGAATCCTGATTACTATAATCAGGTCATAAGTCAAAAAGCAATATTTAacgaaatattgaaaaataatctagAACATACCAGAATTAAAGATGACACTAACATACTTCATCGAATAGAGGATCCTTCCAAGGACCAAAATCAAGACTTATCTAAAGaactaatattaatgaatttacttcttaaaagaaatttgaaCAAAGAATCTCAAAAGAAGACACAATctaaaagaatacaatttaCTGGAGGTCAGCGACGAGGGATCGTTGTTCCAGGAGCCAAAGATGATCATTCAAAATTGTTAGaccaaaatcaaaataaagaaaaaggattcAGTAAAGCAATTTGCTTGGAACTCAAAGTTCCGTGTCGATTTGTAGTGGATCATCCATGTTGTCTCTATGAAATGCCCATGGATTTAGTTGCGAGAGCACGATCCATGGATGGTAGTGCGGATTTAATTTGGAGATCTTCATCTCCATATGTTACAAGAGCACGAAGTCTTTctggtttttcaaaaaactatccCTCAAGGAGAGGGCGGCACATTTCATATGACTTTGCTACATCCAGATCAGGAGTCAGaactccaaaatattcttttgatgGATATGGCTTAGAAATTACCTCTAATCTGATTGGAAACTGTTGGAGaataatgcaaaatattaattgcTCCATAACCAAAGATCATCCTTGTTGCTTACTTTCGAAAAAACCATCTGGACCGCCAACATTGGACAGAGTATCTCGATGGATTCAAAATAGTTGA